The sequence GGATATTGCCCGGGTGGTTCTCATCTCAGTTTCACCCTCTATAAACAAGCATGAACACCTCTGGCATCTTTAATGGATTCAAGAGATCTCTATAGTGCCATAACGGGAGCACCACAGCAGAGGCTGCTGCTTGACCATTAGCATCTCTGCCACTTCCTTCTGAACGGCTTCAAGTTCCTCACCACACCCAAGTGCTTCAAGCCGGTGCGCAGAGGTGAGAACTTAAGAAGTATCTCTCCCATCTAGCAGACTGGCCTCCCCACTGTTCCCACTGTGTCCTTTAAACCAACATCCAGGCATTTGCCCATAAACCCAAAGTGACCCCCACCCTGTTCTCCTGTAAATACACGCATAGTCGCTCTGCCTGACTCTTTGTTCCTGCCTCGGATGATCAGGGGATGGCGGGCTGCCCTCCCCACCCATGAGACCTGCCCTGCCCAGGGTCTGTGTATGTCTTTAAACTtgtttcccacagtgctggggtcTGAATTTGCACCTTCCATCTGAACAGCCAAGGGCTGCCCCAGGCGGGATTTTCCTCGGGATGCCAGGAAGAAGGCAAAGGCAAGCTCCCAGGGCCAGGGTGACGGTCAGGCAGGCATAACCTGAACACGGGCCACAGGGCATCTGCCAGGATAAACTAGTTTCCTGCAGAGGGACCCTGGTCATGGATAGGACAACTGGGCATTAGGCCCTCCTTCAGGTAAAAGAGGTATCAGCACCTTCATTTCTTGTTAGGGTGGGATTGCCAGCTGCTCTGGTACGGGAACCCCAGTTTTGCTGGGGGCTCTCAAAACAAGAGCCTCGCATGGTTCCTAAAACACAGTAAGAACTCAGCACGTGGTATCTGATATTATTACCAAAGTATTCCTGACACAGGGCACAAACCCAACCATTTTAAAAAACTCCACAACACAGCACAAGGGGGTGAGTGAAACACACACGGAGCAGGGGCAGGCCGAGTCCCCAGGAGGGAACCCAGTACCTTCAGGTCATTATGCAGAGCGTGTCCCACTAGAATTCTGCCCTTCAGCATCTCTGCCACTTCCTTCTGGACAacttcaagctgttctcctggaaaatcaacacaaagaagCGGTTTTTTGCAACACATACATCACCATCATTCTTAGAGGAGGCAGCCCCGCTCCCACCTCTGGCCAGCCCTCAGACAAAGGGTCAGGCCAGCAATGCCACTGTGGAGGGTGACTcgaagccaccacacccacccacccccctgGGAGAAGTGCCTTGCGGGCCCCTGGCAGGGGTGGCTGCGAGGACCACCTCTGAGGAGAGGAATAAAGTGCTCCTCACAGTCTGCAAAGTCGGCTCGTGGCTGGAGGAGACCATATGTTGAGTGTAGGCACTGAGAAACTTTTAGAGCTGCCTGGCAGCGCGGTTCTGCCTATTCAACCTCATAATTTACTTGGCAATTTTcctaatggaaataaaaacaaaactgcccCCACAAAAACGGGCAGAGATGTGTTGCCCTAGGCCCTGGGTTCCAGAGGCAGCTCTGCCTGCTTTTGGGGACCAccccaccaccaatcccacctGTATCTCCCAAACAGGGCTTACTAGACCAAGGGTGGCCTGAGCCAAGcaggaccagctaattttttaaaaacatcttttagaaggccaggcgcggtggctcatgcctgtaatcccagcactttgggaggccgaggcgggcagattacctgaggttgggagttcaagaccagcctgaccaacatgaagaaaccctgtctctagtaaatacaaaattggtagggcgtggtggcacatgcctgtaattccagctacttaggaagctgaggcaggagaatcgcttgaacccaggaggcagaggttgcagtgagccgagattatatactattgcatttcagcctgggcaacaacagcaaaactccatctcaaaaaaaaaaaaaaaaaaggctgggtgcggtggctcaagcctgtaatcccagcactttgggaggccgagacaggtggatcacgaggtcagaagatcgagaccatcctggctaacacggtgaaaccccatctctactaaaaaaatacaaaaaactagccaggcgaggtggagggcgcctgtagtcccagctactcaggaggctgaggcaggagaatggcgtgaacccgggaggcggagcttgcagtgagctgagatccggccactgtactccagcctgggcgacagaacgagactccgtctcaaaaaaaaaaaaaaatttttttagaaacaaggtctcgccatgtcatccaggctggacttgaattcctgggctcaagcaatcctcccttcttgggctcctgagtagctgagactacaggcacgagccaccatgcccggctattggCCTGGTCTTCAAGTCAGTGGACAGGAGGCAATGAAGTGCAAGGCAGAAATGGGTGTAAAGCCGTCTAAGGATGCCCTTTGTATTTGAAACCCCATCGCCCCAAGAGGAGACAAGACGCATCGAAACTAGCTACAGTGAGTGTCTCAGAAGCAAAAGGgaacaaaagggagaaaatgcatccagttacaactttcccttctaagTTCCTGAGCTGCAGATGACATACCCTGCTTGAGGTTCTCAGGCCGAATCCCACTGACCGCTGTCCTATAGTCCGTCACGGGCTCGGTTGGTTTGACGTACTTATCATAAACGCACTTCCCATACTGGTTCACGATGGACACACGGGCGGCCACGCTGTCCTCCCCCTTAGGGCCCACGCCCACCATCTCACAGTCCAAGGCTAAGGCTCTTGTCAGGCTGAAGGGTAACCAAAGGCTCTAGTTTAATAAACATGGCAGGACACAGGGCTCCAGGTCAGAGCCCCAGGGATCCACGGACTAAGTGTCAGCAAGCTCTCTGCCCCGCACTCATTTGCACCCACGTGACAAGCTCTGTGTGGTCCTGGTTCTTAGCAGGACCCTGGGAGGTGCTTGCTCCATTCACCTCGGGGAGACGAAAGTATCCTCTTCCTTGAAGAAGCCCCGCCCTCTACGGCTAAGCATCCCCAGCAGAGCCCGCTCCCTGAGACCAGCGTACCCGCCGAAGGCCTGCTCTTTCACGAGGCTGAGGCTGACGCTGCCCTCGCTCCGACCCAACTGTTTCCTCGCTATCTTGGCCGCCTCTGGACCTATGGCAGCTTCGATATCCGCCGGGTCCACGTCGTCAAACCAGATGTCTTCCCTAAAAGGCAAAGGTAACAAGCTGATCACCTGAAGTGCAACTGGCGGGGCGGGGCTGTGCGGCTGACTGTGCAGGTGAGTGGGGTGATGGCACGGCCTGCCTCTCCCACAGGCTGGCCCCAGACACCCCGACCGCTGGCCCTGCTGCTTCTGCTATTTTGATTATcttgacattttcctttttttttttttttttttttttgagatggagtctcactgggtcacccagcctggagtgcaatggcacgatcttggctcactgcaacttttgcctcccaggttcaagcaactctcttgcctcagcctccctagtagctgggattacaggcgcccactaccacgcttggctaattttttgtatttttagtagatatggggttttatcatgttggccaggctggtcttgaactcctgacctccagtgatccgcccgtctcggcctcccaaagagctgggattacaggtgtgagccacagcgcccggcctcatctcttttctaattaaaaaatacactcATTATTTAAGATTTAGGAACACAGACAAGcacaaagaatataaaacagaaacataTAACCCACCGCCCAGGTGTAATGAGTGCTAGCATTTTAATTATGAAAGGAACAGGTTCATTATCAAACACTTAGGAAACACAGACAGACACAATGCCTGTAAGATGGAAACACAGAACCCTTTGCCCTCCATACTCGGATGCTCACGCAGGTACGTAACACCTGCCTGGGGAATCTGTCTCTTAGGCTAAGGTTAAATGTCATTTCCTTAGAAAAGCCCTTCCTGGACCCACTGAATGGACACGTCCCCCGTGTCCCAGGCTCCCAACACCACCTCCTCACCAGATTTATCCTGACCACACTTAGGCAACAGCTGTGGTTACAGTCTGTCTACTGCACTTGACAATAAGCCTCAAGAGGAAGGAGTGGGCCCGCCTCACTGAACTCTATCCCAGACAGCCTGCCTAGCACAACACAGGGAGGCTCCCAAATGGCTCCTTCCTCAGCCGTCAGCGACCATGTCCTGAACACCCAGGTGACACGAAGCCAGCTGTGACTTACGAACACGTCACCTCCAGTTGAACCATTCAGAGATAGCCACTGACTCCTGGTCCACCCCACGTGGGTGGCCAGCACAGGGTTTATtcttttaacttgtattttttgagtctcgctccatcactcaggctggaggcagaagtgcaatcacagctcactgcagcctcgacctcctgggatcaagtgatcctcccaccttggcctcctgaggagctgccaccacacctggctccatcACAGGGTTGAAGTAATCACCAGGCACTGAGCCAAGAGAGCCAACCTCGCAATCTCCTTGTGATGCCACCAGGACTAACACAAGGCACAGAGGACGTCAGAAACTTGCCCCAAGCCACCCAACTGGCGAGGAGCAGGGACAGGCCTCAGAGTCGGGTCTTTCTGGCTTCAGCATGCTTTCCTTCCACACACGTGTACTGGCACCCACTAAATGCTGAGCTCTGCTCAACGCTTGGAAGAAGCAGGCCCTGCCTTATCACGCCCACGCTCTAGGGGAATACAAGTAACAGCAAGCAAACAAGGAACAGACGACACTAGGGTAAGGTGATGGAGAGACTGCGGTGAGGCCACCAGCCTCCATAAGGCAGCAGGCCTTGGTGAAGTCGCTGCGCCTCGGTTCTCAGTGCTGAGGTGGCTGATACGTACTCGGTGGGTGGGGCCGGGGCTGCCTCCTTAGCTTTCCGCTTCTTGTGCTTGACGTCCCCCCGTTCCGGAACAATATCACTATTCGTCCTTTCCTTGGTTCCTTTCTTACTGTGCTCTGCTCTGCTGGCCTTGCTGCGAGGCACTGGCGCCTTCCTGTCCATCTTGGAGCCTGAAGGAACAGAGCCCCTGCTGGCCTCTTGCTCTTTTCCTGCCGGCATCTCCTCTCCCTTCACTTGAGGTGAGGTCTCTTTTTTGTTCTGCTGGATAATTTTGGGCTTCTTTTTGGAACCCATCTGAGAGATGACAAGAGGCTTTTCTGGGGTCTGAGATTTCTGTTTCAGCAGCCACTGGGacccaaaataaaatacatgctacatttgaatttggaaattacacacagcagattggaaaaaaaacttacgtgtgtatgcatatacacacatagacaccAATCACGTCTATACAATTCCCATCCGCATCACTGGAATTCATTTTTAACGGTTTGGAAAAAGCTTTTTCATTCTCATGAGTCACTTGTGGTGAAATGCTGTTTCTTTGCTTATCTTATTATAATGCATTTTACGCCTGCTCCTTCAGGCATACAAAATTTCAAACTCATTCCACACCTTAGGGACCTGTTGAGTGGCTGGACACCGCAGACCACTTCCCTTTTTAGTTTATCTAGAAAGAATTTTGGAGTTAACTTCCCTCACAGCTTGGGCCAACACCCCGCTACACagaaatcaccttttttttttttttttttaataagattcCCTGGTTTGCTACTGCTGTGAAGGTCTCAGGGAGGTGGGGGTgtgataaacaaaaagaaaagcttctGTCCAGCTGGAGTGGCTGAAGAACTGCTGGCAGCCACAGCTTGGCCGTCACCCAAGGAGAGGCTCCTGCGGTCTTAGAGCCCAGCTTCCTCCCTGTGTTCAAATCCccagctgcagtgggctccaccacAGTGCGATGATGAGGCGGGTGTTACTCACCTGTTCCCGTGATAGGTAAAGAACTGAAGGGCTGACTTTCTTGGATAAATTAGAAAAACTCAAAAGTTTCCCTACAGCAAACATCCCTTCCATTCactgattttgcttttctttcttcggAGAAGAGTTGGTGTTCAAGAAATCCCACAGAACCCTGAGGCTGCCCATGGGAATTTGACTGGTCCCGTGTGTCAAGACAGGAAAATCATTCGGAAAGCCTGCACTGAGATATCGTGCAGAGTATTAGGAGGTTCAAGACGcattcagggaggctgaggtgggaggacggcttgaaccaggagttgaagaccagcctgggtaacaaagtgaaaccccatctgtattagcTCATTGTGCATTGCTAGAAAGGAATACCTGTGTttggtaatctataaagaaaacgggtttatttagctcatggttttgcaggatgtacaagaagcatggtgccagcatctgcttctggtgaggccgcAGGAAGCTTCCCATCATGGTgtaaggtgaagggggagcaggtgtgtcGCATGGCGAGAGAGCAAGAAAGGTGCTAGGCTCTTTTAAAACAACCAGCCCTCGAATGAACTAGCAGAGTGAGAATTTACTCATTACTGAGGGCAgagcaccaagtcattcatgagggatctgccctcatgacccaatacCACCTACGGGCCCCATCTCGAACCCTGGGGATCACATCTCTTTTTTGAAAaactactttttactttttttagagacggaatctcaccatgttgctcaggctggacttgaactcctgaactcaagtgatcctcctgcctgggcctcccaaagtgctgggattacagatgtgggctactcgggaggctgaggcaggagaatcactggagcccaggcagcagtgagctacGATCCTAACAGTAGCTTCAAGGGAGCTCCAAGGGATGTGGTAAGAATGTATGAGTGACACACGCGGAAGAGTGTCTGGGAGAGAGCAGGCAACCTCTAGAGAAGCGCCAGTCACTAGAGAGACAGCAGGTACAACACAGGCTTAAAGCATGGACTCCAGAGTCAGCCACCTGGTTCCCAGCCGCAATCTTAGACGATCTATTTAACCTTTTCCAGCCTAATTCCTCATCTGTGCAATAGACATGATGAGAGTGTACACCTCACAGTCTTATTGTGGGGATTGCAACACACATGGCACAGAGCACATGGCAGAGTGCACATTTTAGGagctcaattaatatttatttcaagacCATAAgtgttgaggccgggcgcggtggctcaagcctgtaatcccagcactttgggaggccgagacaggcggatcacgacgtcagcagatcgagaccatcctggctaacacagtgaaaccccgtctctcctaaaaaatataaaaaaactagccgggcgaggtagcgggcgcctgtagtcccagctactcgggagactgaggcaggagaatggcgtaaacccgggaggcggagcttgcagtgagtcgagatccggccactgcactccagcctgggccacacagccagactccgtctcaaaaaaaaaaaaaaaaaaaaaaagaccgtaAAGTGTTGCTAGAACCCTGTCTATCACATGTCTGCTATCTGCTTTTCACCTCTACACAGGGATCTTTTTTCTCCCTGTCTTGCTACACAGACCAGTgcgttcttttgttgttgttgtttgagatggagtctcgctctgtcgcccaggctggagtgctgtggcacattctccgctcactgcacctctgcctccccggttcaagtgattctcctgtctcagcctccctagtagctgggactataggcgcgcgccaccacgcccagctaatttttttgtatttttagtagagacagggtttcaccatgttggccaggctagtctttaactcctgacctcaggtgatccgcccccctcggcctcccaaagtgctgggattacaggcgtgagccaccgagcccagccacaAGTATGTTCTTTTCACTGTCCTTGGGTGGTTCATCtggtttcaggatttttttttttttttttttgagacggagtttcactctgtcgcccaggctggagtacagtggcatgatctcggcttactacagcctctgcctcccgggttcaagcgattcttctgcctaagcctccccgAGTTGCTGCGCTGGCACGCGCCATCACACcaagctaatattttttgtatttgtttagtagacatgggttttcaccatgttggccaggctggtctcgaactcttgacctcaggggatccgcccgcctcggccttccaaagtgctgggattacaggcgtgaggcccCGCGCCCGCACTGCTTTC is a genomic window of Chlorocebus sabaeus isolate Y175 chromosome 12, mChlSab1.0.hap1, whole genome shotgun sequence containing:
- the REXO4 gene encoding RNA exonuclease 4 isoform X1 — encoded protein: MVKAKVPASKGARSSPVAKPGPVKTLTRKKNKKKKRFWKSKAQEVSKKPGSGPSVVVRPPKAPEDFSQNWKALQEWLLKQKSQTPEKPLVISQMGSKKKPKIIQQNKKETSPQVKGEEMPAGKEQEASRGSVPSGSKMDRKAPVPRSKASRAEHSKKGTKERTNSDIVPERGDVKHKKRKAKEAAPAPPTEEDIWFDDVDPADIEAAIGPEAAKIARKQLGRSEGSVSLSLVKEQAFGGLTRALALDCEMVGVGPKGEDSVAARVSIVNQYGKCVYDKYVKPTEPVTDYRTAVSGIRPENLKQGEQLEVVQKEVAEMLKGRILVGHALHNDLKVLFLDHPKKKIRDTQKYKPFKSQVKSGRPSLRLLSERILGLQVQQAEHCSIQDAQAAMRLYIMVKKEWESMARDRRPLLTAPDHCSDHTYQPCPAAAAAAPLQRQCDQSQGQITSPHSVYSGETFSESRQRGMAWCY
- the REXO4 gene encoding RNA exonuclease 4 isoform X2, which produces MVKAKVPASKGARSSPVAKPGPVKTLTRKKNKKKKRFWKSKAQEVSKKPGSGPSVVVRPPKAPEDFSQNWKALQEWLLKQKSQTPEKPLVISQMGSKKKPKIIQQNKKETSPQVKGEEMPAGKEQEASRGSVPSGSKMDRKAPVPRSKASRAEHSKKGTKERTNSDIVPERGDVKHKKRKAKEAAPAPPTEEDIWFDDVDPADIEAAIGPEAAKIARKQLGRSEGSVSLSLVKEQAFGGLTRALALDCEMVGVGPKGEDSVAARVSIVNQYGKCVYDKYVKPTEPVTDYRTAVSGIRPENLKQGEQLEVVQKEVAEMLKGRILVGHALHNDLKVLFLDHPKKKIRDTQKYKPFKSQVKSGRPSLRLLSERILGLQVQQAEHCSDVSCRLDSGCPGSNEAVHHGEEGVGEHGPRQASPADRSRPLQ